The Heterodontus francisci isolate sHetFra1 unplaced genomic scaffold, sHetFra1.hap1 HAP1_SCAFFOLD_2307, whole genome shotgun sequence genomic interval AGAAATATATTTTCATGACAACTCTCGTGTCATCCTTTAAAGATCTCACTTAAACTTGCTGAATTTAAACTTATTTGGATAGATCAATACTGTACAGGATTCAAATTTAAGGAATGTTACCAAAAGAAGATTGGCTAGATGCTGCAACGTTTGTTGGTATTTATATTCAGGTACTAGTTACAACCCTTTTCAGAACTGAACTTCTTGATGTCCTTTATACTATACATGTTCCTCAAACAGAATATAATTAATGTCTACATGATGTAGTACACAGGTACAATCAAACGGACTGAGTGGTTCGCCTAATATAATCAGACAAAACACTGTGGATAACAAGTTAAAAATGTTGTTAGACAAAGATATGTTTATCTAAAAATTACATCACCTGCTATAAATTAATGAGTCCCATACTGCCGATAAATAATTGTTATATTTAATAGGTTTAACAAAGGGTGAATAAACTGAGCTATGCCTTTGTGCTATCTCTCATATGAAGATCTCTAGACAACATGTAGAATTCAGGTGGCACTGCCACTGGCAATCTAAATcagcagtagggcggcacagtggcgcagtggttagcaccgcagcctcacagctccagggacccgggttcgattccaggtactgcctgtgtggagtttgcaagttctccctgtgtctgcgtgggttttctccgggtgctccggtttcctcccacaagccaaaagacttgcaggttgataggtaaattggccattataaattgtcacgagtgtaggtaggtggtagggaaatatagggacaggtggggatgtttggtaggaatatgggattagtgtaggattagtataaatgggtggttgatgttcggcacagactcggtgggccgaagggcctgtttcagtgctgtatctctaatctaatctaatctaatctagtctcTCAATTTTTAGCTCCTTCCAGGCCCAAGCTGAGTACATCTGAACTATCACACAGTTCATTGCTCATAAATACATCAAGGAGCTGATTGATGCTTTATGCAGGAGCATCAATGCCTTCATAACATTCTCCATTGTGTAGTGGTAGCATCGAGTGCTTCACAATTGTACTGCTGGCTTTCCATCAGTACGAGGTGTGACTGATTCCACCTACTTAGCTATTTGTGTCTCTGCTCATAACCCTGTGGACTACAAGAACAAAGAGTTTCTACTCTCGGTGTCCAACTGATCTGTGATCACTGGACCAATGCCTTCTTTATCGGTAGTTCCCATAATGCACATATTGCGCCTGTATTATTTGAGAGATAGTAGAATGGAAGGATGGCTTCTCTTCACCATGGCTAATTACACTCGCAGCAGCTAAAgacaggcctactcctgctcctacttttttGGTTTCTATGGTTATATACCTACTACCAAGATAATTTTTGTGCACACCGATGGCACATTTAAAGTAGCATTTCAGATGTCTGACCAGATTAAAGCATGGATTACACTGTAACCCCCATCCAGAGGCTCCAAGACCATTGATCAACCCCATGGATATGCACAGTGGGTATACAACCTTGGaaaatataaatgcatgttctcaGACCTGGCCTCTAGCTAACAGCTTTCAGCAGCTGTCAACCTGACTCAGTTTTCCATTCAGCTATGTGATAGGCATCTGCCTTTGGTATGGCAAAAAGAGCTGTCAAATCAGCTTGCATTGTGCCAAGCACCTTGATGTTACAGACATTCAGTTCCAAAAatagaaaaagaacttgcattaaatAATGCTCGTcataacttcaggacatcccaaagagcttcaaggcaaaaaaaaaacttttaaaagtaTAGTCATTCTGTATAACATTGGCAAATGCAGAAACAAATTTGAAACAGTagggtcccacaaatagcagtgagaCTAATAACCAGATATActactttttagtgatgttggttgagggataaatgttagcccgGGCACTGAGAATACTCTtcagttcttcaaatagtgccatggatcttatACATCTTCCCAAGAGGGTAGGCGCAgctcctcagtttaacgtctcttcCAAAGCACCAACGACAATGCAGCAGTCCTTTAGTACTGCAGTAAACTTTTAGATTAAATTACGTGCTTAAGTCCTAGAGTTAGGCTTGCACCCATGACCTTCCGACTCAcaagctaccactgaaccaaggctgatccAGTGTCATGTACCAAGCTTACTCATCACCATCTCTTCATTCAGGTGTTCACCTGAGGAGTTTTGGCAGTAAGATGTGCCCGCTTTAAGGCTGACTCCTTCTCCAAAGCCATCCCTTCCTGCAGCCAATtcatttttttgccatctcatagctTCGTACCCGTTTTTGCACATGGGCTAGAGGAGTCTTGAAACATGAAAGAGGATTGTTTGGACATGTTAAGGTTAAACTGCAATTGAATTTTTTGGTCATCGAAAGAAAATGAGAAAGACCAAAGAGCCCGTCATCTCTTCTCAACAGTCGCAGAGAACTGTATCCAAAATGAAGCTTGCACCACCAGAATCCTCAGGTACCGATATGTTGCCCTTTAAATCTTCTAATCAATACTTTCCAATAGCAATGGGCCATGCAAGGCCATAGCACAGCACTTGAGGGAACTGTCATATCTCACTGGTTAAGCAAATGTTCAAGAGAACATTGGATTCCAGGTCAGTCTGTCAGCAACACAATAACATTTGCAAAAAAGTGTCATATTAACAGAAGCGCCTGGCCATTGGACAGAAATAAATCCATCATTTGATGCCATCTCACACATCACCAATGAAAATATCAAAGAGAATTGCTGACAGTGTACAACCTTGGCTCACTCCTTCTACAAGTGAGATAGCTTCAGAAAGTTTCTTATGCACCTCCACAAAGATCTTGGAGTTGCAGCACacatctaaaatagaatccaagatTTGGTCTTGTACTCCCACAGCTCCCAGCTTCTTTGTAACACCCATGTGAGGCACCGAGAACTTgcttttataaagcacctttcacattcAAGGGATATccaaaagtacttcacagccaattaagttttTCTTTTAAGTGTTGTCACTGCTGTAAAAGCAGGCAAACCAGGTTGAAAACCCTAGGGAAATTGATTAAAACAATGCAACTAGGATTTCCCCAAGTCTTACAATATCCTGCAATCTCATATAAAGCCACAAGCTATCCTAtacattatgaaagaaaaatcCAGCCTGTTCCTTTCTGCTTTCGCAGCAGATCTTCAGAAGATGTGACATGCACCGAAACAACCCAAAATAACATCTTGAGAACCACTAATATCGACGAGATTTCTCAGTACCTTTCAAGCTTATTATGATTCCCATTTTTGTGGGCAGAAACAATAACCATGTTCCAAGCACCATGCGTGtctcaaacagattccacattcacTATCCTCAGAAGTGAAGCTCCAAGACTAGTTGGTGATTTCTGACATTGTATTTCAAGACAGTTGCAATTCCCTTCACTTGCCTAAAGCAACTTTAGGAATTTGGCATGAATAAAACTTACATCTGCTGCCCTACCAATGGCTGGGCAACAAAAGGTGGAGTCCATTTCTTTCCACTGAACTGGCTCCTATCTGTACACTTCTATTTATTGGCTTTTCCAAACTCCATGCAGATGAGTCCCTCCTACAGACAGATGCCACTGCAGTATAGTGCTctctccagacactgagaatatccCCATGGCTTTGTGGTAGAGCGCCATACTTGTTAGTCATTCGTTCCAGCCCAGAAGTAACATTTTTGACTGAGTGATGACAGATCTTAGCCAGAGGAGAAACAAAGGATCAACTTTATGTTGAATAGTACATCCGTGAAGATAATTTCACTGTGCCCAGTCATCATACAGGGAGTGGGAGTGAGTCCATACAACTTGAGTGCCCAAGTCACAAATTATTCTTTACTTAAAGAGAGGTGGGGAGTCTCAGTCCTAACTATATTTCCACCTATAAAGGTATTAGCAACCTTTAAAATGCAAGCACTGAGATATTTATAATGGTGTGGAAAATTATTTTATGGTTTCAGCCCAATTACACAATAAACATAATATAATGTTAGTAAAATAAGTTGCAAAATAGGAGATACAATTCAACTGGGATAAGAATTGTGTTATTTACTAAAGCATTGAAAACTTCTACCTTGTTTTAAAAAATGTTCTCACCTTCACCGGTTGGCTCTTGCACTGATAGGACTAATGCAGCTTCTAAGTTTCTTTGATAAAGCTTTTCATCAAGTGGCAATCTGTGGTATGAAGTAATCTGACAAGTGAGCTAAAATTATTAAAATTCCAATGCAAACAGCATTAACAGCCCAAATATAAACATTTGACAACACAAAGAAAAACAATCTCTCCAAATATTCACAAGTTAAATAATGACAAAGATTATTGATATTTCTCATGAATATTTTTAGTTGCTTCAGGTTTTTTTTGCCAACAACATTCTCCACAGAATTGAGCTCAGGGAATAAAGTAAAATTGCAGATAATAACACACCAAAATGATATAAGCATTCCCGAGAACTGCCCACTCAATGAAAAGGAAACCTTACACGTCAATGAAATTGTATCTCTGAGGAAGGACAAGCTGATGTCACCAACTGGGTGTGCCGATAAAGACTCGAACTAATCAGCAAGGACTAATCTTCCACTCAGTGGCAGCACATATATTAGAGATTTTGTCGCCTGACCACATTGCTACTGATCGGAATAATCATAAAAAGCGTCCTGTGGCAATCCAGATTTCCAAGAAGCTCCAACATAATAAATCTGCCCACGCATTAGCTCTCTTGGATTCATTGCAATCCTTAAAAAAATGAGCATTATCTTAGCACAAAGAGGGAAAAAAATCTAGATTACCAGCCATTTGTTGTTCTGTGTAATGAGTTTAAAGCAATTTAAACTCAGCATTTGTTTTGTTCATAAGTTTATAGAATAATCAAACTACTTCATTGCATTACTACCCTGTAACTCACTACTAGCCACCTGTACCCATCAATTTGAATCAGCAATATAATGTACTTTATTGGTAAAGCTGTTGACAAAACAATTTAATCTTGGAACAAAAGCAGCAACAGAATCACGTAGGAGCATGCTCCCCTTAAAGGCAATCAAACGGACTTCAAATTTTCCTTTAATGCTTCCCTTTAGGTCAGTTTGAGTTAGTGCAGGATTCGGATGTGTAACTTCAATTCCACAAAACGAGTTCCAAATCTCAGCCATGAGGAAAAATCATCCAGAACAAGAGTAATTTTTGATAAATAGAACTAAAATATACAAGTTAACAAATATTACTTTTAAGAAAGAAAAAACTTGTTTTTTCACAATATGTGGAATAGCCTGCAAAATTGTAAACAAGATCAGTAATGCTGTGAATTTATTGCAAGATACGAAGGGGAAGAAAATCGAACAGGAAGGACAAATGCTGCCTGAAAGAGGAATACAGGCTGTGCAGATATCCCAACTATGAGCAGTGCTCAATGATATTCTCTTATGTTACAAATCAACATCACCTTTCCTTAGGTGGTTCCTTTTTGGCTTTTGCATTTGGATGGCCAGAATtaatatttttttcctttttatgctTCTGATCCTTATTCGTTAGACGGGACTTTTTACTTGGAGGAGCGGATACACATGCAAAATCTTCATCTGCAAACAAAATGGATAAACACTGAAGAATATTCATTGTTCCAGTGTACATGCAATTATTCACTTGAGAAAAATCACCATTGTTCtagaggacaaagaacaaagaaaattacagcacaggaacaggcccttcggccctccaagcctgcgccgatccagatcctctatctaaacatgacgcctattttctaagggtctgtatctctttacttcctgcccattcatgtatctgtctagatacatcttaaaagacgctattgtgcccgcgtctaccacctccgctggcaacgcgtcccaggcacccaccaccctctgcgtaaagaactttccacgcatatcccccctaaacttttcccctttcactttgaactcgtgacccctagtaattgaatcccccactctgggaaaaagcttcttgctatccaacctgtctatacctctcatgattttgtacacctcaacctggtcccccctcaacctcagtctttctaatgaaaataatcctaatctactcaacctctcttcatagctggcgccctccataccaggcaacatcctggtgaacctcctctgcaccctctccaaagcatccacatccttttggtaatgtggcgaccagaactgcacgcagtattccaaatgtggccgaaccaaagtcctatacaactgtaacatgacctgccaactcttgtactcaataccccgtccgatgaaggaaagcatgccgtatgccttcttgaccactctattgacctgcgttgccaccttcagggaacaatggacctgaacacccaaatctctctgtacaacaatttttcccaggacctttccatttactgtatagttcactcttgaattggatcttccaaaatgcatcacctcgcatttgccctgattgaactccatctgccatttctctgcccaactctccagtctatctatattctgctgtattctctgacagtccccttcactatctgctactccaccaatcttagtgtcgtctgcaaacttgctaatcagaccacctatactttcctccaaatcatttatgtatatcacaaacaacagtggtcccagcacggatccctgtggaacaccactggtcacacgtctccattttgagaaactcccttccactgctactctctgtctcctgttgcccagccagttctttatccatctagcttgtACACCTtgaaccccatgcgccttcactttctccatcagcctaccatgaggaaccttatcaaacgccttactgaagtccatgtatatgacatctacagcccttccctcatcaatcaactttgtcacttcctcaaagaattctattaagttggtaagacatgaccttccctgcacaaaaccatgttgcctatcactgataagcccattttcttccaaatgggaatagatcctatccctcagtaatttctccagcagcttccctaccactgacgtcaggctcaccggtctataattacctggattatccctgctacccttcttaaacaaggggacaacattagcaattctccagtcctccgggacctcacccatgtttaaggatgctgcaaagatatctgttaaggccccagctatttcctctctcgcttcccacagtaacctgggatagatcccatccggacttggggacttgtctaccttaatgccttttagaatacccaacacttcctccctccttatgctgtcttgacctagagtaatcaaacatctgttcctaacctcaacatccttcatgtccctctcctcggtgaataccgatgcaaagtactcgtttagaatctcacccattttctctgactccacgcataactttcctcctttgtccttgagtgggccaatcctttctctagttaccctcttgctccttatatatgaataaaaggctttgggattttccttaaccctgtttgctaaagatatttcatgaccccttttagccctcttaattcctcgtttcagattggtcctacattcccgatattctttcaaagcttcgtctttagaGCTTACAGGTTAATGGATTATTTCACATTCAACATTAATTGTAGTTAAGGAGAAACTTGTGAAACCAGGAAATATTATTCTAAGCTAAAGAAACTATGATCTGAGGTTAATATAACAACGTGCTTAACCAAATGCCACTTAACTAAGAAAAGATAATTCAGTACAACTAAATAAATGGAATTGAAATGCATCAATTCCTAATTCTAAAGGGAGTTGATTTGGGGTTTAGGTAGGAAACATGGAACAATGGATAGATTCAAACTTCAAAGATGATTGGAGAAATGACTGGGCTGACAGGACTTTATTTCATAACGTAATATACATATTTTGGTTCTTTATATATGCTTCAGAATGAGAGCTGTGTGTTCTGGAACAGGGAAGATTTATGGGTGAGGGTTGTAATACAAATATACAAATTTATACAAGAATTTGA includes:
- the LOC137365623 gene encoding RAD51-associated protein 1-like; its protein translation is MARPVRTTKKVVDYSQCGNFDDDEDFACVSAPPSKKSRLTNKDQKHKKEKNINSGHPNAKAKKEPPKERLPLDEKLYQRNLEAALVLSVQEPTGEDVCCNSKIFVEVHKKLSEAISLVEGVSQGCTLSAILFDIFIGDV